Proteins co-encoded in one Chrysiogenia bacterium genomic window:
- a CDS encoding NrdH-redoxin, which produces MKSALAALLIALASLFAPGTSRASGCSTIEVWTKVGCPHCGAAKLYLKDLAERRPDLDIEIYPVEASRENLEKLITIYKERGITAGGVPTFFVCGEVIVGFDAPETTGSEIEALLSSGKAATPTIDAPLIGEVGVEQLGLPLFTIVIGLIDGFNPCAMWVLLFLLSLLVNLKDRRRILLIAGTFVLVSGAAYFAFMAAWLNVFLLVGFSRGVQVALGLLALFMGAVHIKDYFALHKGLSLSIPESVKPGLYARTRAIIQAENLPAALAGAVVLAVMVNVVELLCTAGLPALYTQILTQRALGAAGYYGYLLLYNLAYIADDSLMVGLVVITMSRRKLQEEEGRWLKLLSGAVIFVLGLLLLLRPNWLNF; this is translated from the coding sequence ATGAAATCTGCGCTCGCTGCGCTGCTGATCGCGCTTGCGTCGCTCTTCGCCCCGGGTACTTCGCGCGCAAGCGGCTGCAGCACAATCGAGGTCTGGACCAAGGTGGGTTGCCCGCACTGCGGGGCGGCGAAGCTTTATCTGAAGGACCTTGCAGAGCGCCGCCCCGACCTCGACATCGAGATCTACCCGGTCGAAGCAAGCCGCGAGAATCTCGAAAAGCTCATCACGATCTACAAGGAGCGCGGCATCACCGCCGGCGGGGTGCCGACCTTCTTCGTTTGCGGCGAGGTGATCGTCGGCTTCGATGCGCCTGAGACAACCGGGAGCGAAATTGAGGCTCTGCTGAGTTCCGGCAAAGCAGCGACTCCCACTATCGATGCACCGCTCATCGGCGAAGTCGGCGTCGAGCAACTGGGCCTTCCGCTCTTCACCATCGTCATCGGCCTCATTGACGGGTTCAATCCCTGCGCCATGTGGGTCCTGCTGTTCCTGCTCTCCCTGCTGGTGAACCTCAAGGACCGTCGCCGCATCCTGCTCATCGCCGGGACTTTCGTGCTTGTCAGCGGCGCGGCCTACTTCGCCTTCATGGCCGCATGGCTCAACGTCTTTTTACTGGTGGGATTTTCGCGCGGCGTGCAGGTTGCGCTGGGGCTGCTGGCCCTCTTCATGGGCGCGGTGCACATCAAGGACTACTTCGCCCTGCACAAGGGCCTCTCGCTCAGCATTCCCGAATCGGTGAAGCCCGGGCTCTACGCACGCACCCGCGCCATCATCCAGGCAGAGAACCTTCCCGCCGCGCTCGCGGGCGCCGTCGTGCTCGCGGTCATGGTCAACGTCGTCGAGCTGCTTTGCACCGCGGGGCTCCCGGCGCTTTATACGCAAATCCTCACCCAGCGTGCCCTCGGCGCCGCCGGTTACTACGGCTACCTGCTCCTCTACAACCTCGCCTACATTGCCGACGACTCGCTCATGGTGGGGCTGGTTGTCATCACGATGAGCCGTCGTAAGCTCCAGGAAGAAGAAGGCCGCTGGCTCAAGCTCCTGAGCGGCGCGGTGATCTTCGTGCTGGGGCTCCTGCTGCTGCTGCGGCCCAACTGGCTGAACTTCTAG